Proteins encoded together in one Candidatus Nanopelagicales bacterium window:
- a CDS encoding ATP-binding protein: MTHPVAEAAAEPGLIGLLGGECSGKTTLGRALGKALPARYVPEALREFVDREGRTPTHAEQRAIMRAQMAAESIGLRSAVAAGEEWVVSDPGALMTAIYSIAYFDDDSLLTEALVGQSRYRLTFLCDPAFPWQPDGDQRDGPEHRQRVHDLLVEVIRAHDLDVVEVVGPPHDRIEQALAAIRAFA, translated from the coding sequence ATGACCCACCCAGTTGCGGAGGCAGCCGCCGAACCTGGGTTGATCGGGTTGCTCGGGGGTGAGTGTTCCGGAAAAACCACACTTGGGCGCGCGCTGGGCAAGGCACTACCGGCGCGATACGTGCCGGAGGCGCTGCGCGAGTTTGTGGACCGGGAAGGCCGAACGCCGACTCACGCTGAGCAGCGGGCAATCATGCGGGCGCAGATGGCGGCCGAATCGATCGGCCTGCGATCAGCGGTCGCGGCAGGTGAGGAATGGGTCGTCTCCGATCCCGGTGCGCTCATGACGGCCATCTACAGCATCGCGTACTTCGACGACGATTCGCTGCTGACGGAGGCACTGGTCGGTCAGTCGAGGTATCGGTTGACATTCCTGTGTGACCCCGCCTTCCCCTGGCAGCCAGATGGCGATCAACGGGATGGCCCGGAACACCGCCAGCGGGTGCACGATCTACTGGTCGAGGTCATCCGAGCGCACGACCTCGACGTGGTCGAGGTGGTTGGCCCCCCGCACGATCGAATCGAACAGGCACTGGCGGCGATTCGAGCATTCGCATGA
- the sufB gene encoding Fe-S cluster assembly protein SufB, whose product MTETSTHPDLDGIGTYEFGWHDTDSIGASARRGLSEDVVRDISAKKNEPEWMLETRLKGLRLFDRKPMPTWGSDLSGIDFDNIKYFVRSTEKQAASWEDLPEDIKTTYDRLGIPEAEKQRLVAGVAAQYESEVVYHAIREDLEAQGVIFKDTDTALREHEDIFKEYFASVIPVGDNKFAALNTAVWSGGSFIYVPKGVHVDIPLQAYFRINTENMGQFERTLIIVDEGAYVHYVEGCTAPIYSSDSLHSAVVEIIVKPGGRCRYTTIQNWSNNVYNLVTKRAVAQAGATMEWVDGNIGSKVTMKYPAVWLTGEHAKGETLSIAFAGEGQHQDAGSKMVHAAPNTSSAIVSKSVARGGGRTSYRGLVQVLEGSKGSKSTVRCDALLVDDISRSDTYPYVDVREDDVSMGHEASVSKVGEDQLFYLMSRGMTEEEAMAMIVRGFVEPIARELPMEYALELNRLIELQMEGAVG is encoded by the coding sequence ATGACCGAGACATCAACCCATCCGGATTTGGATGGCATCGGCACCTACGAGTTCGGCTGGCACGACACCGATTCAATCGGTGCCAGCGCGCGGCGCGGCCTGTCCGAGGACGTCGTTCGCGACATCAGCGCCAAGAAGAACGAGCCCGAGTGGATGTTGGAGACCCGCCTGAAGGGGCTGCGCCTGTTTGATCGCAAGCCCATGCCCACATGGGGATCGGATCTGTCCGGCATCGACTTCGACAACATCAAGTACTTCGTGCGCTCGACTGAGAAGCAGGCCGCAAGCTGGGAGGACCTGCCCGAGGACATCAAGACCACCTACGACCGCTTGGGCATCCCCGAGGCAGAAAAGCAGCGCCTGGTCGCTGGCGTTGCGGCTCAGTACGAGTCCGAGGTCGTCTATCACGCCATCCGCGAGGATCTGGAAGCCCAGGGAGTCATCTTCAAGGACACCGACACCGCCCTGCGCGAGCACGAGGACATCTTCAAGGAGTACTTTGCGTCGGTTATCCCAGTGGGTGATAACAAGTTCGCCGCGCTGAACACTGCGGTGTGGTCCGGCGGTTCATTCATCTACGTGCCCAAGGGTGTCCACGTTGATATCCCGTTGCAGGCCTACTTCCGCATCAACACCGAGAACATGGGCCAGTTTGAGCGCACCTTGATCATCGTGGATGAGGGCGCTTACGTCCACTACGTCGAGGGATGCACCGCACCCATCTACAGCAGCGACTCACTCCACAGTGCGGTCGTGGAGATCATCGTCAAGCCCGGTGGTCGCTGTCGGTACACCACCATCCAGAACTGGTCGAACAACGTCTACAACCTCGTCACCAAGCGCGCGGTCGCCCAAGCGGGCGCGACGATGGAGTGGGTCGACGGCAACATCGGCTCCAAGGTCACCATGAAGTATCCGGCAGTCTGGCTGACTGGGGAGCACGCCAAGGGCGAGACACTCTCGATCGCCTTCGCCGGCGAGGGCCAGCACCAGGATGCCGGCTCCAAGATGGTGCACGCGGCCCCGAACACGTCATCGGCAATCGTTTCCAAGTCCGTTGCCCGGGGTGGCGGTCGCACGTCCTATCGCGGTCTGGTTCAGGTTCTGGAAGGTTCCAAGGGCTCCAAGAGCACCGTTCGTTGTGACGCCCTGCTGGTGGACGACATCAGCCGGTCAGACACCTACCCCTACGTCGACGTTCGCGAGGACGACGTTTCGATGGGCCACGAAGCAAGTGTCTCCAAGGTCGGGGAAGATCAATTGTTCTATCTGATGTCCCGCGGCATGACTGAGGAAGAAGCCATGGCGATGATCGTTCGCGGCTTCGTGGAGCCGATCGCCCGCGAGTTGCCGATGGAATACGCACTCGAACTGAACCGGCTCATCGAGCTACAGATGGAAGGGGCCGTCGGCTGA
- a CDS encoding nicotinamide mononucleotide transporter produces MNVLLTAWDYQVTYLEATAVVVALIGVGLAIKGTRWAWPFYFLSGVLYGLLFINVDLIASAALQLVFIVAAIWGWFDWGAAGVTRSKTLSKRLRVIGSLALIIAWVVLAPLLQLIGGVATWLDAFVFVGSLAAQVLMVLGYLEAWPMWVIVNVVGVVHYAQQSLWFTALFYFVLLLMAIWGWRAWFERNESSAEDVAMASSATGA; encoded by the coding sequence ATGAACGTTCTGTTGACTGCATGGGACTACCAAGTCACCTACCTGGAAGCGACAGCCGTCGTGGTTGCGCTGATCGGCGTAGGCCTCGCCATCAAAGGGACCCGCTGGGCGTGGCCCTTTTATTTTCTCAGCGGCGTCCTCTACGGGCTGCTATTCATCAACGTTGATCTGATCGCCAGCGCGGCCCTGCAGTTGGTCTTCATCGTTGCCGCGATCTGGGGCTGGTTCGACTGGGGGGCGGCAGGCGTCACTCGGTCGAAGACGCTGTCAAAGCGCTTGCGAGTCATCGGCTCGCTGGCACTCATCATCGCTTGGGTGGTCTTGGCGCCGTTGTTGCAGCTGATCGGCGGCGTGGCCACTTGGTTGGATGCCTTCGTATTCGTCGGCAGCCTTGCCGCCCAGGTCCTGATGGTCTTGGGGTACCTCGAGGCGTGGCCGATGTGGGTGATCGTCAATGTGGTGGGTGTTGTGCACTACGCCCAACAGTCGCTCTGGTTCACCGCGTTGTTCTACTTCGTGCTGCTGCTGATGGCGATCTGGGGTTGGCGGGCTTGGTTCGAGCGCAACGAGTCCTCAGCCGAGGATGTAGCCATGGCTTCCTCTGCGACCGGAGCATGA
- a CDS encoding transcriptional regulator, with translation MKSPMTGAAARVARTLLDSGPATASALATELNLTGTAVRRHLDGLVAAGYAQANDRAPFGPTKPRGRGRPARVYTLTSAGRDAFDQAYDDLALAAIRHIAENGSAEAVMDFARGRAADMRRRYSESVSAGNTLEERAALLAQELRVDGFAASVERGGDMGVQICQHHCPVAHVAEEFPQLCEAETEAFSELIGAHVTRLATLSHGDGVCTTHVPLNPATEHVRPERTLA, from the coding sequence GTGAAATCCCCAATGACTGGTGCAGCCGCCCGCGTGGCTCGCACGTTGTTGGATTCTGGTCCCGCGACCGCAAGCGCGCTGGCGACCGAATTGAACCTCACTGGCACCGCGGTTCGGCGCCACCTCGACGGGCTCGTCGCCGCCGGCTACGCCCAGGCCAACGACCGGGCACCATTCGGTCCGACCAAACCCCGCGGCCGCGGCCGCCCGGCCCGTGTTTACACCTTGACGTCGGCCGGGCGAGACGCATTCGATCAGGCCTACGACGACCTGGCCCTAGCGGCCATCCGCCACATCGCTGAGAACGGCTCAGCTGAGGCGGTGATGGATTTTGCGCGCGGCCGGGCAGCCGACATGCGCCGCCGCTACAGCGAGTCCGTGAGTGCCGGAAACACCCTGGAGGAGCGCGCCGCACTGCTGGCCCAAGAGCTACGCGTCGACGGATTCGCCGCCAGCGTCGAGCGCGGTGGCGACATGGGCGTTCAAATTTGCCAGCACCACTGCCCGGTCGCACACGTGGCCGAGGAGTTCCCACAACTGTGCGAGGCCGAGACAGAGGCCTTCAGCGAGTTGATCGGCGCGCACGTGACCCGACTGGCGACTCTGAGCCACGGCGACGGCGTCTGCACCACCCACGTTCCACTGAACCCTGCGACCGAGCACGTCCGTCCTGAGAGGACCCTGGCATGA